In Shewanella sp. VB17, a single genomic region encodes these proteins:
- a CDS encoding DUF3549 family protein yields MTEITTLTQFLTTANTQFQIYDMGRRVQHIDMPTFQKIENLTSAYPYPIQGHAQFAIVFWNASQQHYIWFLKLPLDERGLLSPAPRTQFIRMIIEALGRDPAQVISEEQQQKLANHPFSFKPIPEKLALFNALVKKRLGQKASPQYQLAYQYLSKQMSVENWQKIGLQGIADVCVRLHEPKHLSMIINSFDYASQEVQVAVCQCLEHLTIDNQLIDTVLKKLITVDNELKPYFLRALASDEISSQMGISHLDELALLDTNALITIAARNWTALKNPQIRSIFLEALSKQEPHLFNQIFADIVAIPSLRTLLLSELRNPHRSATLSAAIGGLFKVTKEL; encoded by the coding sequence ATGACAGAAATAACGACCTTAACTCAATTCTTAACAACAGCAAATACTCAATTTCAGATCTATGACATGGGAAGAAGAGTCCAGCATATCGATATGCCAACCTTCCAAAAAATAGAAAATTTAACATCTGCTTACCCATACCCTATTCAAGGGCATGCACAATTTGCCATTGTTTTTTGGAATGCTAGTCAACAGCATTATATCTGGTTTCTAAAATTGCCATTAGATGAACGAGGCCTACTGTCGCCCGCACCAAGAACGCAATTTATTAGAATGATCATCGAAGCATTAGGTCGAGATCCTGCACAAGTGATTTCAGAAGAGCAGCAACAGAAATTGGCCAACCACCCTTTTTCTTTCAAGCCAATACCAGAAAAACTAGCCTTATTTAATGCACTAGTGAAAAAACGATTGGGTCAAAAAGCATCTCCTCAATATCAATTAGCCTATCAATATCTTTCCAAGCAAATGAGTGTTGAAAATTGGCAAAAAATTGGATTGCAAGGGATAGCAGATGTCTGCGTACGCCTTCATGAACCCAAACACCTCTCAATGATTATCAATAGTTTTGATTATGCAAGTCAAGAGGTACAAGTTGCGGTATGTCAGTGTCTCGAACATTTAACTATCGATAACCAACTTATCGATACTGTACTAAAGAAACTCATTACTGTAGATAACGAATTAAAACCTTATTTCCTGCGCGCTCTAGCTTCAGATGAAATAAGCTCTCAAATGGGAATATCTCACCTTGATGAGTTAGCGTTACTCGATACTAATGCATTAATCACCATTGCAGCACGAAATTGGACTGCATTAAAAAATCCCCAAATTCGAAGTATTTTCTTAGAAGCGCTTTCAAAGCAAGAACCACATTTATTTAATCAAATTTTTGCTGATATTGTCGCAATACCCTCATTAAGAACTTTACTACTATCTGAGCTTCGCAATCCACATAGGAGTGCAACGCTTTCTGCTGCTATAGGTGGATTATTTAAGGTGACAAAGGAATTATGA
- a CDS encoding YqcC family protein, with protein MLYSKVIKKLRQLESELNAHGLWSKEPPSQEAMISTSPFSCDVMSFENWLQFIFIPKIYALITSNSELPSNIAIAPMAHYVWNVKPHLEALIMILYDLDNLLSEQ; from the coding sequence ATGCTGTATAGTAAAGTAATCAAAAAACTACGCCAGTTAGAAAGTGAACTTAATGCTCATGGCTTGTGGTCAAAAGAGCCTCCTTCCCAAGAAGCAATGATTAGCACATCACCGTTTAGTTGTGATGTGATGTCATTTGAGAATTGGTTACAGTTTATTTTTATTCCCAAAATATATGCATTGATAACATCAAATAGCGAACTTCCATCAAATATCGCCATTGCTCCTATGGCTCATTATGTGTGGAATGTTAAGCCCCACCTAGAGGCTTTAATTATGATTTTATATGATTTGGATAATTTACTCAGTGAACAATGA
- the truC gene encoding tRNA pseudouridine(65) synthase TruC: protein MIWIIYSVNNDNNVEPDNISHLSENEHEIAFEIDILFEDDDIVVIHKPAGLLVHRSYLARRERFFAMQMTRDKVGCHVFPVHRLDRPTSGVLLFAKSSEMANVLCEQFAAKKVEKYYLAIVRGNMYDDGTLDYALKVELDNHGDKDVDPNKAAQDAVTSYQPLLNAEIPYSSGRYSTSRYAMVKLSPHTGRKHQLRRHMAHLRHPIVGDTTHGDGKQNHFFREHFAINRLWLIAKSLSFWHPRTGIKMTVETELEPEWFKLFDAFGWDDEELALEPSLLIV, encoded by the coding sequence ATGATTTGGATAATTTACTCAGTGAACAATGATAACAATGTTGAGCCAGATAATATTAGCCATTTATCAGAAAATGAGCATGAGATAGCGTTTGAAATAGACATATTATTCGAAGATGATGATATTGTTGTTATTCATAAGCCTGCTGGTTTACTCGTTCACCGCTCATACCTCGCGCGTAGAGAACGCTTCTTTGCTATGCAAATGACACGAGATAAAGTGGGTTGTCATGTGTTTCCCGTACACCGCTTAGATAGGCCAACATCGGGGGTATTATTATTTGCTAAAAGCAGTGAAATGGCGAATGTGTTATGTGAACAATTTGCGGCTAAAAAAGTTGAAAAATATTACCTAGCGATTGTGAGGGGGAACATGTACGATGATGGTACTCTCGATTACGCGTTGAAAGTTGAACTTGATAATCATGGCGATAAAGATGTTGATCCAAACAAAGCTGCTCAAGATGCGGTGACCAGTTATCAGCCTCTACTCAATGCGGAGATCCCCTATTCATCTGGGCGATATTCAACGAGCCGATATGCCATGGTTAAGCTTTCTCCGCATACTGGACGCAAGCATCAATTAAGGCGTCATATGGCACATTTGAGGCATCCTATCGTGGGCGACACAACTCATGGAGACGGTAAACAAAATCATTTTTTTAGAGAGCATTTCGCAATAAACAGACTTTGGCTAATCGCCAAAAGCCTTTCTTTTTGGCATCCAAGGACAGGCATAAAAATGACGGTTGAGACAGAACTTGAACCAGAGTGGTTTAAGTTATTTGATGCTTTTGGTTGGGATGATGAAGAATTGGCTTTAGAGCCGTCATTATTGATTGTATAA
- a CDS encoding flavodoxin, translating to MKKVNLIFGTVYGNAQFVAESLRDDIQAKGREVKLFQSDELTDFIPPQDEVLLIVCSTTGQGDVPDDILPWFEMLKSKGPYLQHLKYGVIGLGDTSYDTFCRAGIQFDELLTELGAQRIGEVLKIDACETMEPEADAKVWLEIWNQQIER from the coding sequence ATGAAAAAAGTGAATCTGATTTTTGGAACTGTGTATGGAAATGCCCAATTTGTGGCAGAAAGTTTAAGGGATGATATTCAAGCGAAAGGTAGGGAAGTTAAATTATTTCAAAGTGATGAGTTAACAGATTTTATCCCCCCTCAAGATGAAGTGCTGTTAATCGTGTGCTCAACAACGGGTCAAGGTGATGTGCCAGATGATATTCTTCCTTGGTTTGAGATGCTTAAATCCAAGGGGCCTTATCTTCAACATCTGAAATACGGTGTAATAGGGCTAGGAGACACCAGTTACGATACTTTTTGTCGAGCAGGTATACAGTTTGATGAGTTACTGACAGAGTTAGGGGCTCAGCGTATAGGCGAAGTGTTAAAAATTGACGCTTGTGAAACGATGGAGCCTGAAGCAGATGCTAAAGTATGGTTGGAAATTTGGAATCAACAGATAGAAAGATAA
- a CDS encoding DUF3718 domain-containing protein, with amino-acid sequence MKKPLIIATLIFTPLVFNTSEAMDSDIEKALVNVCKAGASNSMHKLHNTVKHYRINERRIYPRLVCNGETFHQFTVNHGADKTAKYISRYTKGNVKIKDIATIYSSDKLLAINN; translated from the coding sequence ATGAAAAAACCACTCATCATTGCAACACTTATCTTCACTCCATTGGTCTTTAATACCTCAGAAGCAATGGATTCTGACATAGAAAAAGCACTGGTTAATGTGTGTAAAGCAGGTGCAAGTAACAGCATGCATAAATTGCATAATACAGTAAAACATTACCGTATTAATGAACGAAGAATCTACCCCCGCTTAGTCTGCAACGGTGAAACATTTCATCAATTTACCGTTAATCATGGTGCCGACAAAACAGCAAAATACATCAGTCGATATACCAAAGGGAATGTTAAGATTAAAGATATCGCTACGATCTACAGCTCTGATAAATTATTGGCAATCAACAATTAG
- the dapD gene encoding 2,3,4,5-tetrahydropyridine-2,6-dicarboxylate N-succinyltransferase yields MEALRQRIEAAFEMRAEISPNTVDTSVRADVEQAISLLDSGEARVAEKINGQWHVHQWLKKAVLLSFRIFDNAVIDGAETKYFDKVPMKFADYDEARFKKEAIRVVPPAAVRKGSFIGKNTVLMPSYVNLGAYVDEGAMIDTWATVGSCAQIGKNVHLSGGVGIGGVLEPLQAGPTIIEDNCFIGARSEVVEGVIVEEGSVISMGVYLGQSTRIFDRETGEIHYGRVPAGSVVVSGTLPSKCGTYNLYAAIIVKKVDAKTRGKVGINELLRIVD; encoded by the coding sequence ATGGAAGCTTTACGCCAACGCATAGAAGCTGCTTTCGAAATGCGGGCAGAGATCAGTCCAAATACTGTAGACACGAGTGTACGTGCAGATGTAGAGCAAGCAATTAGCCTACTGGACAGCGGCGAAGCTAGGGTTGCTGAAAAAATTAATGGCCAATGGCATGTTCACCAATGGTTAAAGAAAGCCGTATTACTTTCGTTTCGCATCTTCGATAATGCCGTTATCGATGGAGCGGAAACAAAATATTTCGATAAAGTCCCGATGAAATTTGCCGATTACGATGAAGCTCGCTTCAAAAAAGAAGCCATCAGAGTCGTCCCACCTGCTGCAGTTCGCAAAGGCTCATTTATCGGTAAAAATACCGTTTTAATGCCATCATACGTTAACCTTGGCGCCTATGTAGATGAAGGCGCGATGATCGACACATGGGCAACCGTTGGTTCATGTGCTCAAATTGGTAAAAATGTACATCTTTCAGGTGGAGTAGGGATTGGTGGTGTTTTAGAGCCACTACAGGCAGGGCCAACGATTATTGAAGATAACTGCTTTATCGGTGCACGTTCAGAAGTGGTTGAAGGTGTTATAGTAGAAGAAGGTAGCGTCATTTCGATGGGCGTATACCTCGGGCAAAGTACGCGTATTTTTGATCGCGAAACAGGTGAAATTCACTATGGACGAGTACCTGCAGGCTCTGTCGTCGTCTCGGGAACATTACCATCAAAATGTGGTACCTATAACCTCTACGCAGCCATTATTGTAAAAAAAGTCGACGCTAAAACACGTGGCAAAGTTGGCATTAACGAATTACTCAGAATTGTTGACTAA
- the glnD gene encoding bifunctional uridylyltransferase/uridylyl-removing protein GlnD — protein sequence MTTSPALLAKTALLEQNNELLSLFRLKGDIKQLVALRCQFVDCLLQQQWREQALDSYPIALIAVGGYGRAELHPQSDIDLLFLIDTQLTPCEEKALSGYIAFLWDAGLEVGHSVRSIEETLTLGRCDVTIATNLIESRLLSGPQSLYQTLYSSIRNDEFWPPSQFYIAKRDEQLARHAKANAFDLEPNLKTCPGGLRDIHTVAWVAMRYFDASKTEDLVGHGFLETDELDELLECQSFLWELRFALHIISGRDENRLLFDLQRQVADLLGYEDATELGVEQMMKRYYRTVRRVMELNQMLLQLFKRATLGDTKALKIKVINQHYQLRGLFLESLTEHLFDDPMEILNVFLHAAKNPNIQGIYAPTLRSLRKARRSQTEALMNKASCRAIFSEILRHPRGIASLSLMHRHGVLSAYLPAWREIEGQMQFDLFHAYTVDEHTHRLLQNIDRFSQPEQKQEFPLGSVLINQLPKKGLLVLAAIFHDIGKGRGGDHSKLGAIDALDFCKLHGLNDHDGRLVSWLVENHLVMSVTAQRRDISDPDVVGEFADKVRDAVHLSYLYCLTVADICATNENTWNSWKSSLLRDLYFSTQRVLARGKEKPVDVRARVREHQAKAKKELLRRGVKEKSIDILWQRFKADYFLRYQASQIAWHCDAILKHQHAEPLVLISKHITRGGTELFIYAPDKPKLFATVMAILDNKNINVHDASVMASKDGYVLDSFVILEQDGSSVSQISRIQGLRKTLIRALSSDTVKLPKFKKISRQMKPFKVRTQVSFLPSRRSSTSMMELITLDSPGLLAKVGETLYRCHISLLAAKITTIGERAEDFFMLQNIEGDALDLEQQDLLQQSLIKALDKQT from the coding sequence ATGACCACTTCACCCGCACTACTGGCCAAGACTGCATTACTTGAACAAAACAATGAACTACTTTCCCTATTTCGTCTCAAAGGCGACATCAAGCAGTTAGTGGCTCTACGATGCCAATTTGTCGATTGTTTATTGCAGCAACAATGGCGCGAACAAGCGCTTGATAGCTACCCCATCGCACTCATTGCCGTCGGTGGATATGGCAGAGCAGAACTGCACCCTCAATCAGACATAGACTTATTATTTCTGATTGACACCCAGTTAACCCCTTGTGAAGAAAAAGCACTAAGTGGCTATATCGCTTTTTTATGGGACGCCGGTCTTGAAGTCGGCCATAGTGTTCGCAGTATCGAAGAAACATTAACACTGGGAAGATGTGACGTAACCATCGCCACAAACTTAATTGAGTCCAGACTATTATCAGGTCCTCAATCCCTATACCAAACGCTCTATTCAAGTATTAGAAATGATGAGTTCTGGCCACCGAGTCAATTTTATATCGCCAAACGTGATGAACAACTGGCACGCCATGCAAAAGCCAATGCCTTCGATCTCGAACCCAACCTTAAGACATGCCCTGGCGGTTTAAGAGATATTCACACTGTGGCCTGGGTTGCTATGCGCTATTTCGATGCATCCAAAACAGAAGATCTCGTCGGGCATGGTTTCTTAGAAACTGATGAGCTCGACGAATTACTTGAATGCCAGTCATTTCTCTGGGAGCTTAGATTCGCGCTGCATATAATTTCCGGCAGAGATGAAAATCGCTTACTGTTTGATCTCCAGCGTCAGGTAGCCGATTTGCTCGGTTATGAAGACGCTACGGAGCTTGGCGTAGAGCAAATGATGAAACGTTACTATCGTACAGTTCGACGTGTAATGGAACTCAATCAAATGCTGCTTCAGCTTTTTAAGCGTGCCACCCTTGGCGATACTAAAGCACTAAAAATAAAGGTGATTAATCAACATTATCAATTACGTGGCCTCTTTCTAGAAAGCTTAACTGAACATTTGTTTGATGATCCAATGGAAATATTAAACGTATTTCTTCATGCTGCTAAAAACCCAAATATTCAAGGCATTTATGCCCCCACCCTCAGAAGCTTACGAAAAGCGAGACGTTCACAAACAGAAGCTTTAATGAATAAGGCTTCCTGCCGTGCCATTTTCTCTGAAATATTGCGGCATCCCAGGGGCATAGCGTCACTTTCTTTGATGCACAGGCATGGAGTATTATCAGCCTACCTGCCAGCTTGGCGAGAAATTGAAGGCCAAATGCAGTTCGATCTTTTCCATGCCTATACAGTTGATGAGCACACACATCGGTTATTACAAAATATTGACCGATTCTCACAACCAGAGCAAAAACAGGAATTCCCCTTAGGCTCTGTACTCATCAATCAATTACCTAAAAAAGGGCTATTGGTACTCGCTGCTATTTTTCATGACATAGGCAAAGGTCGCGGTGGGGATCACAGTAAATTGGGGGCTATCGATGCATTAGATTTTTGTAAGCTTCATGGGCTCAACGATCACGATGGTCGGCTGGTCAGTTGGCTCGTAGAAAATCACTTAGTGATGTCTGTTACCGCGCAAAGACGAGACATTTCCGATCCTGATGTTGTAGGAGAATTTGCCGATAAAGTCCGTGATGCTGTCCATTTAAGTTATCTTTACTGCCTCACTGTTGCAGATATTTGTGCCACGAACGAAAACACTTGGAATAGCTGGAAGAGTTCTCTATTGCGCGATCTCTATTTTTCCACCCAACGAGTGCTCGCTCGCGGAAAAGAAAAACCTGTGGATGTTCGTGCTAGAGTACGTGAACATCAAGCTAAAGCAAAGAAAGAGCTACTCAGACGCGGTGTTAAAGAAAAAAGCATCGATATTCTCTGGCAAAGATTTAAAGCTGATTATTTTTTACGCTACCAAGCAAGTCAAATTGCGTGGCATTGCGATGCCATCTTAAAACACCAACACGCAGAGCCTTTAGTGCTTATCTCAAAACACATCACTCGGGGAGGAACAGAACTTTTTATTTACGCACCCGATAAACCTAAATTGTTTGCAACTGTCATGGCTATTTTAGACAATAAAAACATCAATGTTCATGATGCCAGTGTCATGGCCTCTAAAGATGGCTATGTACTCGATTCCTTTGTTATTTTAGAGCAAGATGGCAGCTCTGTATCACAAATATCTCGCATTCAAGGCTTGCGAAAAACACTGATCAGAGCACTGAGTAGTGATACGGTTAAATTACCCAAATTTAAAAAAATATCACGACAAATGAAGCCCTTTAAAGTAAGAACTCAAGTCAGTTTTCTGCCTTCTCGACGTAGTAGCACCAGCATGATGGAATTGATTACTTTAGACAGTCCGGGATTATTAGCAAAAGTCGGTGAGACCTTATATCGATGTCACATCAGCTTGCTTGCAGCAAAAATAACAACGATTGGTGAACGAGCAGAAGATTTTTTTATGCTGCAAAATATCGAAGGTGATGCACTCGATCTTGAACAACAGGATCTCCTCCAACAAAGCCTAATAAAAGCACTGGACAAACAAACATAG
- the map gene encoding type I methionyl aminopeptidase, which yields MSIVIKTAEEIEKMRAAGELAAKVLEMIAPFVKVGVTTNELNDICAAFTEENGAISAPLNYHGFPKSICTSINEVICHGIPNDKPLKDGDIANLDITVILDGFHGDTSKMFLIGDVSPKDMRLCRVAQESLYASIRKVRPGMKLGEIGTIVEKFIKTKKTGLEKYSIVKDYCGHGIGAGFHEEPQVMHYKNSDKTVLRPGMCFTIEPMINAGRHTCILDKDDNWTVTTSDGKKSAQWEHTLLVTKTGVEILTLRGEEDFPRIINH from the coding sequence ATGAGTATAGTAATAAAGACTGCTGAAGAAATTGAAAAAATGCGAGCCGCTGGGGAATTAGCCGCTAAAGTATTAGAAATGATAGCCCCTTTTGTAAAGGTAGGCGTGACGACGAATGAACTCAATGATATCTGTGCGGCATTTACAGAAGAAAATGGCGCGATCTCAGCCCCTCTCAATTATCATGGTTTTCCAAAATCGATTTGCACGTCAATCAACGAGGTCATTTGTCATGGGATCCCTAATGACAAACCGCTTAAGGATGGAGATATTGCCAATCTAGATATTACTGTGATCTTAGATGGTTTCCATGGTGATACATCAAAAATGTTCCTTATAGGAGACGTTAGCCCAAAAGATATGCGTCTATGCCGTGTCGCTCAAGAAAGCCTTTATGCCAGTATTCGTAAGGTCCGTCCTGGTATGAAATTAGGTGAAATTGGCACCATTGTAGAAAAATTTATTAAAACCAAAAAAACGGGCCTTGAAAAATACAGTATCGTTAAAGATTATTGTGGACATGGGATCGGTGCTGGTTTCCATGAAGAACCTCAGGTTATGCACTACAAAAATAGTGATAAAACCGTGTTACGCCCAGGCATGTGTTTTACCATAGAGCCTATGATTAACGCAGGACGCCACACCTGTATTTTAGATAAAGATGATAACTGGACGGTCACCACCTCTGACGGTAAAAAATCAGCTCAATGGGAGCATACCTTACTAGTGACTAAAACTGGGGTCGAAATATTAACCCTTCGTGGTGAAGAGGACTTCCCAAGAATTATTAATCATTAA
- the rpsB gene encoding 30S ribosomal protein S2 codes for MTTVSMRDMLQAGVHFGHQTRYWNPKMKPFIFGARNGVHIINLEHTVPMFNEALAFISNVASKKGKVLFVGTKRAASEAIKESAISCDQYYVDHRWLGGMLTNWKTVRQSIKRLKDLESQSVDGTFDKLTKKEALMRTRELDKLEKSLGGIKNMGGLPDVIFVIGADHEHIAIKEANNLGIPVVAVVDTNSSPDGINYIVPGNDDAMRSIRLYTGSVAAAAKAGRGQDLAVQAEQDGFVEAE; via the coding sequence ATGACAACAGTTTCAATGCGCGATATGCTACAAGCCGGTGTTCACTTCGGTCACCAGACTCGTTACTGGAATCCAAAAATGAAGCCATTCATTTTTGGTGCTCGTAACGGTGTTCACATCATTAACCTAGAGCACACTGTGCCTATGTTCAATGAAGCACTTGCTTTCATTAGCAATGTTGCATCAAAGAAAGGTAAAGTTCTTTTCGTTGGTACTAAGCGTGCTGCAAGCGAAGCTATCAAAGAATCTGCTATCTCTTGTGATCAGTATTACGTCGATCACCGCTGGTTAGGCGGCATGTTGACTAACTGGAAAACAGTTCGTCAATCAATCAAACGTCTTAAAGATCTTGAGAGTCAGTCTGTTGATGGCACTTTTGACAAGCTTACTAAGAAAGAAGCGCTGATGCGTACTCGTGAGCTTGATAAGTTAGAAAAATCTCTTGGTGGCATCAAGAACATGGGCGGATTACCAGACGTTATTTTCGTTATTGGTGCTGATCATGAGCATATTGCGATTAAAGAAGCGAATAACTTGGGCATCCCAGTTGTCGCAGTTGTTGATACTAACTCTTCACCAGATGGTATCAACTACATCGTTCCAGGTAACGATGATGCAATGCGTTCTATCCGTTTATACACAGGTTCAGTTGCTGCAGCTGCTAAAGCTGGCCGTGGCCAAGATCTTGCTGTACAAGCAGAACAAGACGGTTTTGTTGAAGCTGAGTAA
- the tsf gene encoding translation elongation factor Ts: MAITAAQVKELRERTGAGMMDCKKALTETAGDIELAIENMRKSGAAKAAKKAGNIAAEGAILIKSGEGFSALLEVNCQTDFVAKDSNFLAFANSVLEVAAATKVTIEDLQAQFEETRVALVTKIGENINVRRVVYIDGENVASYRHGDRIGVVVAGDADQETLKHIAMHVAASKPDYVNPEDVPADVVEKEKAVQIDIAMNEGKPAEIAEKMVVGRMKKFTGEIALTGQAFIMEPKKTVGAILKEKGATVSNFIRLEVGEGIVKKSEDFAAEVAATLAATKA; this comes from the coding sequence ATGGCAATTACTGCTGCCCAGGTTAAAGAACTTCGTGAGCGCACTGGCGCTGGCATGATGGATTGTAAAAAAGCATTGACAGAAACCGCTGGTGACATTGAACTTGCGATTGAAAATATGCGTAAAAGTGGTGCTGCTAAGGCCGCTAAAAAAGCGGGTAATATTGCTGCTGAAGGTGCAATACTGATTAAAAGTGGTGAAGGTTTTTCTGCGCTGTTAGAAGTCAATTGTCAAACTGATTTCGTGGCAAAAGATTCAAACTTCCTTGCATTTGCTAATTCTGTATTAGAAGTTGCAGCTGCAACTAAAGTGACAATCGAAGACTTACAAGCACAGTTTGAAGAGACACGTGTTGCATTAGTGACTAAAATTGGTGAAAACATCAACGTACGTCGTGTTGTATACATCGATGGTGAAAATGTTGCTTCTTATCGTCACGGTGATCGCATTGGTGTTGTCGTTGCTGGTGATGCAGATCAAGAAACGTTAAAGCACATCGCTATGCACGTTGCTGCTTCTAAGCCTGATTACGTCAATCCTGAAGACGTGCCAGCTGATGTTGTTGAAAAAGAGAAAGCCGTTCAAATCGATATCGCTATGAACGAAGGTAAGCCAGCGGAGATCGCTGAGAAAATGGTTGTTGGTCGTATGAAAAAATTCACCGGTGAAATTGCACTTACTGGTCAAGCTTTTATCATGGAACCTAAGAAAACAGTTGGCGCTATTCTAAAAGAGAAGGGTGCGACTGTATCAAACTTCATTCGTTTAGAAGTGGGTGAAGGCATCGTAAAGAAATCTGAAGATTTTGCAGCTGAAGTTGCTGCAACGCTTGCTGCTACTAAGGCTTAA
- the pyrH gene encoding UMP kinase, which yields MSTNPKPAFRRILLKLSGEALMGEEGFGIDPKVLDRMAQEIKELVELGIQVGVVIGGGNLFRGEGLANAGMNRVVGDHMGMLATVMNGLAMRDALHRAYVNARLMSAIPLKGVCDDYNWAEAISLLKTGRVVIFAAGTGNPFCTTDSAACLRGIEIEAEVVLKGTKVDGVYSDDPVKNPDAVKYDEMGYDEILEKELKVMDLAAFTMARDHDMPLLVFNMNKPGALRRVIMGEQEGTMIKAKNKSTVSE from the coding sequence ATGAGCACAAACCCTAAACCTGCATTTCGACGTATTCTTCTAAAATTGAGTGGCGAAGCCTTAATGGGAGAAGAAGGCTTTGGTATTGACCCTAAAGTGTTGGATCGTATGGCTCAGGAAATAAAAGAGTTGGTTGAGCTTGGTATTCAAGTCGGTGTGGTTATCGGTGGTGGTAATTTATTCCGTGGTGAAGGACTTGCAAACGCAGGTATGAATCGCGTTGTAGGCGATCACATGGGCATGCTAGCAACGGTAATGAATGGTTTGGCAATGCGAGATGCTTTGCATCGTGCTTATGTAAATGCAAGATTAATGTCAGCTATCCCACTTAAAGGTGTCTGTGATGATTACAATTGGGCCGAAGCGATTAGCTTGCTCAAAACGGGCCGTGTGGTTATTTTTGCCGCTGGAACAGGTAATCCTTTTTGTACGACGGATTCCGCAGCGTGTTTACGTGGCATTGAAATTGAAGCTGAAGTTGTATTGAAAGGAACAAAAGTAGACGGCGTTTACTCAGATGATCCAGTTAAAAACCCAGATGCTGTAAAGTACGATGAAATGGGTTACGATGAGATACTTGAAAAAGAATTAAAAGTAATGGATCTTGCTGCATTTACAATGGCCAGAGATCACGATATGCCGTTACTGGTATTTAATATGAACAAGCCTGGTGCTCTACGTCGCGTGATTATGGGCGAGCAGGAAGGAACGATGATCAAAGCTAAAAATAAATCCACTGTCAGCGAGTAA
- the frr gene encoding ribosome recycling factor, whose amino-acid sequence MINEIKKDAKERMEKCVEATKTQMAKVRTGRAHPSLLDSIKVPYYGSLTPLKQVGNVSIEDSRTLAISVFDTTMIPAVEKAIMSSDLGLNPMSAGATIRVPLPALTEQRRKDLIKVVRAEAENGRIAVRNVRRDANSDVKGLEKDKECTEDDVRRSEDEVQKFTDAHIKLIDEILAAKEAELMEV is encoded by the coding sequence GTGATAAACGAAATTAAAAAAGATGCTAAGGAACGCATGGAAAAATGTGTTGAAGCAACTAAGACTCAAATGGCTAAGGTTCGTACAGGCCGTGCACATCCGAGTTTGTTAGATTCGATTAAAGTGCCTTACTACGGTTCTTTAACGCCATTAAAGCAGGTGGGTAATGTCTCAATTGAAGATTCTCGTACACTGGCTATTTCAGTATTCGACACCACAATGATCCCCGCTGTTGAAAAAGCGATCATGAGTTCAGATCTTGGTTTAAACCCAATGTCAGCCGGTGCAACGATCAGAGTGCCTCTTCCAGCGTTGACAGAGCAACGCCGTAAGGATTTAATTAAGGTTGTACGTGCAGAAGCGGAAAATGGCCGTATTGCTGTTCGTAATGTACGTCGTGACGCTAATTCAGATGTTAAAGGATTAGAAAAAGATAAAGAATGTACCGAAGATGATGTTCGCCGTAGTGAAGATGAAGTGCAGAAATTTACTGATGCTCATATAAAACTGATTGACGAAATATTAGCAGCAAAAGAAGCCGAATTGATGGAAGTCTAA